The Sphingomicrobium aestuariivivum DNA window ATGTCGACCTCGAGGCCGAACTCGCCGACCTCCACGCCAAGGAAGGCGCGCTCCTCTTCACCTCGGGCTATGTCTCGAACGAGGCCGCGCTGTCGACGCTCGGCAAGCTCCTGCCCGGCTGCGTCATCTTCTCGGACGAACTCAACCACGCCTCGATGATCGCGGGCATCCGCAATTCGGGCTGCGAGAAGCGCATCTTCAAGCACAACGACCTCGAGCATCTCGAGCAGCTCCTGATGGAAGTCGAGCCCGACGCGCCCAAGCTCATCGCCTTCGAGAGCGTCTATTCGATGGACGGCGACGTCGCCCCGATCGAGGCGATCTGCGACCTGGCCGACAAATATGGCGCGCTGACCTATCTCGACGAAGTTCATGCCGTGGGCATGTACGGCGCGCGCGGCGGCGGCATCTCCGAGCGTGACGAGGTGGCGAGCCGCGTCACCATCATCGAGGGGACGCTCGGCAAGGCCTTCGGCGTGATGGGCGGCTACATCACCGCCGACAGGAATATCATCGACTGCATCCGCAGCTATGCGCCGGGCTTCATCTTCACCACCTCGCTCTCGCCCGTCCTCGCGGCAGGCGCGCTGGCGAGCGTGCGCCACCTCAAGGGCTCGAGCGTCGAGCGGCAGGCGCAGCAGGATGCGGCCGCCATGCTCAAGACCAAGATGCGCGAGGCAGGACTGCCCGTCATGGACAGCGTCACCCACATCGTGCCGCTGATGGTCGGCGATCCGGTGAAGGCCAAGGAAATTAGCGACATCCTGCTCGCCGAATATGGCGTCTACGTGCAGCCGATCAATTTCCCGACCGTGCCGCGCGGGACCGAGCGCCTGCGCTTCACTCCCGGCCCCTTCCACACCGCCGCGATGATGGACGATCTCGTCACCGCCCTCGTGGAAATCTGGAACCGGCTCGAACTCAAGCTGGCCGCCTAGGCCGCCAGCCAGCCGCAGATGACGGTGAGCAGGCCGAGGCCTGCCGACAGGGGCACGCGCAGGGTCATCCACCAGCGCGGCGTCACGCGCTTCAATGACAAGTGCCGGTCGACCAGCGGCGACAGCCACAGCGCGCCGCCGACCATCGCCCCCGCCACCAGCGGCGAGAGCGAGGCAAAGCTGAACAGGCCGATGAGCAGCGCGAAGGCGCCGAGGCTCGGCAGCACCGAGACCAGCAGGATGACATTCGAGACCGGGCGCATGTTGCTCGCGAAGGCCCACCAGCACCCGCCGAGGAACGTCAGGATCAGCGCGCCATAGACCACGCCCCAGAAGGCGATCGAATGGGTCGCGGGGCTGTCGATGAAGCTGGCGAGGATCAGGCCCAGCGGGGGCAGCAGCCCGCCCGCGCCGAGGAGGATTACCGGAAGAGGCAGGCCGAAGGGTCGCATGGCCGGACCATGCGCACCCTCGGCCCGCACATCAAGCCGCTATTGGCAGCGGTTGCCCTCGGCGGCGAGGAGGTAGGGCGTGGCATCCACGCCGCGGTAGCCCGGCATCGCGTCGACGAAATGGTCGAGCCAATATTTGTGCCCCGAGCCGACGATGATCAGCACGCGGTCGCCCGGTTCGACGACCAGCATGGCCTTCCCGAACATCTTGGCGTTGCGCATGTACCAATAGGCGTTCAATTCGGCGCCCGGCTGGTCGGTCCCGTCGCCATAGTCGAGGAAGCCGTAATAGAGCTTCTCGTGCCCCTGCCGCATCAGCGCGCTGTCATTGTGCATGAGGAGCTTTTCGGCGATCGTGCAGTCGGCGGTCTTCGCCATCTCGCCCTCGATGAAAGCCTGCGCCCAGC harbors:
- the hemA gene encoding 5-aminolevulinate synthase codes for the protein MDYNGIFQAAIDRLHDEGRYRVFIDILRNKGNYPNARCFHGHNGPRPITVWCSNDYLGMGQHDVVIKAMEEALHDVGAGSGGTRNIGGNTHLHVDLEAELADLHAKEGALLFTSGYVSNEAALSTLGKLLPGCVIFSDELNHASMIAGIRNSGCEKRIFKHNDLEHLEQLLMEVEPDAPKLIAFESVYSMDGDVAPIEAICDLADKYGALTYLDEVHAVGMYGARGGGISERDEVASRVTIIEGTLGKAFGVMGGYITADRNIIDCIRSYAPGFIFTTSLSPVLAAGALASVRHLKGSSVERQAQQDAAAMLKTKMREAGLPVMDSVTHIVPLMVGDPVKAKEISDILLAEYGVYVQPINFPTVPRGTERLRFTPGPFHTAAMMDDLVTALVEIWNRLELKLAA
- a CDS encoding DUF3429 domain-containing protein, with the protein product MRPFGLPLPVILLGAGGLLPPLGLILASFIDSPATHSIAFWGVVYGALILTFLGGCWWAFASNMRPVSNVILLVSVLPSLGAFALLIGLFSFASLSPLVAGAMVGGALWLSPLVDRHLSLKRVTPRWWMTLRVPLSAGLGLLTVICGWLAA